A genomic region of Pseudochaenichthys georgianus chromosome 12, fPseGeo1.2, whole genome shotgun sequence contains the following coding sequences:
- the LOC117455783 gene encoding voltage-dependent anion-selective channel protein 2: MAVPPSYADLGKSAKDIFSKGYGFGVVKLDLKTKSQSGVEFNTSGSSNTDTGKAAGSLETKYKMKELGLTFNQKWNTDNTLATEVTVEDQLTQGLKVALDTSFVPNTGKKSGKLKTAYKREFVNMGCDVDFEGPIIHAAAVLGYEGWLAGYQMAFDTAKSKLAQNNFALGYKAGDFQLHTNVNDGTEFGGSIFQKVNDDLETAVTLAWTAGSNNTRFGIAAKYKLDKDASLSAKVNNASLIGVGYTQSLRPGVKVTLSALIDGKNFNAGGHKVGMGFELEA, encoded by the exons ATGGCTGTTCCTCCTTCATACGCAGACCTGGGCAAATCTGCCAAGGATATATTCAGCAAGGGATATG GCTTTGGAGTTGTGAAGCTCGACCTCAAGACCAAATCACAGAGTGGAGTG GAGTTCAACACATCTGGCTCCAGTAACACGGACACAGGGAAGGCTGCAGGGAGCCTGGAGACCAAATACAAGATGAAGGAGCTGGGCCTCACCTTCAACCAGAAGTGGAACACAGACAACACGCTGGCCACCGAGGTCACCGTGGAGGACCAG CTGACTCAAGGACTGAAGGTCGCCTTGGATACATCTTTTGTACCAAACACAGG TAAGAAGAGTGGAAAGCTGAAGACGGCCTACAAGCGTGAGTTTGTGAACATGGGCTGTGACGTGGACTTCGAGGGTCCCATCATCCACGCCGCAGCGGTGCTCGGCTACGAGGGCTGGCTGGCCGGCTACCAGATGGCCTTCGACACGGCCAAGTCCAAACTGGCCCAGAACAACTTCGCCCTGGGATACAAGGCCGGAGACTTCCAGCTGCACACCAACGT TAACGACGGGACGGAGTTCGGCGGCTCCATCTTCCAGAAGGTGAACGACGACCTGGAGACAGCGGTCACTCTGGCCTGGACCGCCGGCAGCAACAACACTCGCTTCGGCATCGCCGCCAAATACAAGCTGGACAAAGACGCCTCTCTGTCT GCCAAAGTCAACAATGCCAGTCTGATCGGAGTGGGCTACACCCAGAGCCTTCGGCCAG GTGTGAAGGTCACCCTCTCCGCACTGATCGACGGGAAGAACTTCAACGCCGGCGGACACAAAGTGGGGATGGGCTTCGAGCTGGAGGCATAG
- the tor4aa gene encoding torsin-4A translates to MSDQESSTSTSQTEGELDEEVEGEVDTEVEGEGENDSKHRDSPPLQISSFSSTLRAVIRIKQKYHALKKRRQEVEGALTGATGRTSPKIFTFDGTTPTALSVPQKKKRKRRRRVMYPNRGKRRAPPKPARSRAKYCLYLLFAIVFVQVYNAIENLDDHLLRYDLEGLDKTLRREVFGQQGSVEGLLSHLKEYLSTYVHNKPLVVSLHGPSGVGKSHLGRLLAGHFRSVVGETLVLQYYVLHHCPQEADALQCARDLSAMISEIVERAEEEEKIPLFIFDEAEHMHGEILDALLQLVSSKQSNEYLNAIYLFLSNLGHSHVTKHMLHNSSSTSMAKSGHYSHFVKELTPILRNTLEKLHVLWTEADILLLGLLEKGQVMECFLDEMTREGFYPDHTNIERLAGEIEYYPEVGGHEYSQTGCKQVVAKVNLL, encoded by the exons ATGAGCGACCAAGAGAGCAGCACGTCCACCTCTCAGACAGAGGGAGAGCTGGATGAAGAGGTGGAGGGAGAGGTGGACACAGAGGTGGAGGGTGAAGGTGAAAACGATTCAAAACACAGGGACAGTCCGCCTCTCCAAATATCCAGCTTCTCCTCCACTCTGCGTGCCGTCATTCGGATCAAACAGAAGTACCATGCCCTGAAGAAGAGGCGTCAGGAGGTGGAGGGGGCCCTCACAGGGGCCACAGGGAGGACCAGCCCCAAAATCTTCACCTTCGACGGAACAACCCCTACCGCCTTGTCCGTCCctcagaagaagaagaggaaaagGAGGAGACGGGTGATGTATCCCAACAGAGGGAAGCGCCGGGCCCCCCCCAAACCGGCACGCAGCCGAGCCAAATACTGCCTCTACCTGCTCTTCGCCATCGTCTTCGTCCAG GTGTACAACGCTATAGAGAACCTCGACGACCACCTTCTCAGGTACGACCTGGAGGGGCTGGACAAGACGCTGAGGAGGGAGGTGTTCGGGCAGCAGGGATCGGTGGAGGGTCTGCTGTCCCACCTGAAGGAATACCTGTCCACCTACGTCCACAACAAGCCCCTGGTGGTGTCCCTGCACGGCCCCAGCGGAGTGGGAAAAAGCCACCTGGGACGCCTCCTGGCGGGACATTTCCGCTCAGTGGTGGGGGAGACGCTGGTGCTTCAGTACTACGTCCTCCACCACTGCCCCCAGGAGGCAGACGCCCTGCAGTGCGCCCGAGACCTCTCCGCTATGATCTCGGAGATTGTGGAACGagccgaggaggaggagaagatccCGCTCTTCATATTCGACGAGGCCGAGCACATGCACGGAGAGATCCTGGATGCGCTGCTGCAACTCGTGTCGTCCAAACAATCCAATGAGTATCTGAACGCTATCTACCTGTTCCTGAGCAACCTGGGGCACTCACACGTCACCAAACATATGCTGCACAACTCTTCCAGTACTTCTATGGCGAAGTCCGGTCATTATAGTCACTTTGTAAAAGAGCTGACTCCGATTTTACGCAACACTCTGGAGAAGCTTCACGTGCTGTGGACAGAGGCGGACATCTTACTTTTGGGCCTTTTGGAGAAAGGTCAAGTGATGGAGTGCTTCCTGGATGAAATGACTCGAGAGGGCTTCTACCCGGATCATACCAACATAGAGCGCCTAGCGGGGGAGATTGAATACTACCCCGAGGTAGGGGGACATGAGTACTCCCAGACAGGATGCAAGCAAGTGGTGGCAAAGGTCAACCTGCTGTGA
- the slc25a1b gene encoding tricarboxylate transport protein B, mitochondrial, whose protein sequence is MSGQPRFVSPFYRPRCLAAAAPAGKAKLTHPGKAIMAGGIAGGIEICITFPTEYVKTQLQLDEKANPPKYRGISDCVKQTVNGHGVRGLYRGLSSLLYGSIPKAAVRFGVFEFISNKMRDENGKLSSTQGLLCGLGAGVAEAVVVVCPMETVKVKFIHDQSSANPKYKGFYHGVREIIRVEGLKGTYQGLTATVLKQGSNQAIRFYVMTSLRNWYKGDDPDKAINPLITGMFGAVAGAVSVFGNTPLDVIKTRMQGLESKKYKSTLDCAVKIMKHEGPKAFYKGTVPRLGRVCMDVAIVFIIYEEVVKVLNNVWKTD, encoded by the exons ATGTCCGGACAACCTAGATTTGTGAGCCCGTTCTACAGACCCCGGTGCCTGGCTGCTGCAGCTCCGGCGGGGAAAGCCAAACTAACGCACCCCGGGAAGGCTATCATGGCAG GTGGGATAGCAGGAGGCATAGAGATCTGCATCACCTTCCCCACGGAGTATGTTAAAACACAGCTTCAGCTCGACGAGAAGGCCAATCCTCCCAAATACAGAGGCATCT CTGACTGTGTGAAGCAGACCGTGAACGGTCATGGGGTGAGGGGTCTGTACAGAGGTCTAAGCTCTCTGCTGTACGGCTCTATACCTAAAGCAGCTGTCAG GTTTGGAGTGTTTGAATTCATCAGTAATAAGATGCGCGACGAAAATGGGAAACTCAGCAGCACACAAGGTTTACTCTGCGGCCTCGGGGCCGGAGTAGCTGAGGCTGTGGTCGTAGTCTGTCCTATGGAGACAGTAaag GTCAAATTCATCCATGATCAGTCATCAGCAAACCCAAAGTACAAGGGATTTTACCACGGAGTGAGGGAGATTATCCGAGTTGAAG GTCTCAAGGGGACTTACCAAGGCCTCACAGCCACCGTGTTGAAGCAAGGCTCCAACCAGGCTATCCGCTTCTATGTCATGACTTCCCTGAGGAACTGGTATAAAG GTGATGACCCCGACAAGGCCATTAACCCTCTAATAACTGGTATGTTTGGAGCTGTGGCTGGTGCTGTGAGTGTGTTTGGAAACACTCCGCTGGATGTCATTAAGACCAGAATGCAG GGTCTCGAATCAAAAAAGTACAAAAGCACACTGGACTGTGCCGTCAAGATCATGAAGCACGAGGGACCAAAGGC GTTCTACAAAGGTACTGTTCCCCGGCTGGGTCGGGTGTGCATGGACGTGGCCATAGTCTTTATTATTTACGAGGAAGTTGTGAAGGTCCTGAACAATGTTTGGAAGACGGACTAA